A genomic stretch from Chitinophaga lutea includes:
- a CDS encoding SusC/RagA family TonB-linked outer membrane protein, with protein MKKRSTFFMHVSWLGALLLLSASLAYSQSRTVKGTVKDAKDQSPLPGVTVRVVGTSTGTQTGGDGSYSLNITSGTQLEFSYIGYETLTLPLGSGNTVNASLSLSSKTLEDVVVVGYGTLKKKEVTSAVTTIKAENFNPGVARSPMDLVQGKVPGLSITRVNGNNPNAGASVQMRGITSLSGTIGPLIVIDGVPGGNLDLLQQEDIASIDVLRDGSAAAIYGTRANGGVILVTTKKGKSGEPQFNFGSFLQRDEVAKKPRFLNAEEFKANAPAGNDRGSSTDIYDMLINKKNLSQYYTLSATGGTEKSNYRAAGYYNDGEGIAKRNSRKQYGGRLNVNQTGLQGKMTLQANLAANFNKADLLGGSNGDFEQAVQRNPTAPVKNPDGTFLETTAFNNFNPVARLEQELSERDQQTIQADGKVTVEVYKGLRVSAFGAIVRNNWNDRQYRLRASRSSQVDYQGGGYASKANRVEFDKTFESVIDYNNTFGEHSITALAGYSYQYSTIETYNANNAGFLTDAFQDWNLGNGLYRTLGRSGMGSNKVDNTLVAFFGRVNYTFRQKYFAQAILRHEGSSRFGANHKWADFPAFSVGWTLSEEDFLKGNRTINQLKLRAGYGVTGNQGFANYQSLILLGTGGAYLQNGSWFETYGPSRNPNPDLRWEKKKEWNIGVDFSLLNNRLSGSFDVYQRKTEDLLSNYDTQLPPFVTSQIFTNVGTISNKGFEIVLSGTPVQTKNFTYNVDVTFNRQQNEMTSIHNDQYRLEKLEFGSLPSPGALGNAIRVVEGGALGNFFGKRFAGFDQNGKWLFYKKDGSKVVAGQITQDDLGVIGNGVPKMMFSWNNVFRYKNWDLSLFFRGKLGYDILNLQELYFGNKAWFPNNVLLSAITKHKGLNDVPQYSDYYLEKGDFMKLDNIALGYSFKLKSDYIRSIRIYAAGRNVATFTKYSGLDPELEDNGLTTGIDARGFYPRTRSYTIGLNIGF; from the coding sequence ATGAAGAAAAGATCCACGTTTTTCATGCACGTGAGCTGGCTCGGCGCTTTGCTGCTGCTGTCGGCCTCCCTGGCCTATTCCCAATCCAGAACCGTCAAAGGCACGGTGAAGGATGCCAAAGACCAGTCTCCCCTCCCCGGTGTAACCGTCAGGGTGGTGGGCACCAGTACCGGTACACAAACCGGTGGTGATGGTTCCTACAGTCTGAACATTACATCAGGCACACAACTGGAGTTTTCGTACATCGGCTACGAAACGCTCACGCTGCCCCTCGGCAGCGGCAACACCGTGAACGCATCGCTCTCGCTTTCTTCCAAAACGTTGGAAGACGTAGTGGTGGTGGGTTACGGTACATTGAAGAAAAAAGAAGTGACCTCCGCGGTGACCACCATCAAGGCGGAAAACTTCAATCCCGGCGTGGCGCGTTCCCCCATGGATCTCGTGCAGGGTAAAGTGCCGGGCCTCAGCATCACCCGTGTGAACGGCAACAACCCGAACGCAGGCGCTTCCGTACAGATGCGCGGTATTACCAGCCTTAGCGGCACCATCGGCCCGCTGATCGTAATCGATGGCGTGCCGGGCGGCAACCTCGATCTGTTGCAGCAGGAGGACATCGCCTCCATCGACGTACTGCGCGATGGTTCTGCCGCAGCGATCTATGGTACGCGTGCGAACGGCGGCGTTATTCTCGTAACCACCAAAAAAGGGAAATCCGGCGAGCCGCAATTCAACTTCGGTTCTTTTCTCCAGCGTGATGAAGTGGCTAAAAAACCTCGCTTCCTCAATGCGGAAGAATTCAAGGCCAACGCTCCCGCCGGTAACGACCGCGGCAGCAGTACGGACATTTACGACATGCTCATCAACAAAAAGAACCTGTCGCAATACTACACGCTCTCCGCTACCGGGGGCACCGAAAAATCAAACTACCGCGCCGCCGGTTATTACAACGACGGTGAGGGCATCGCCAAACGCAATTCCCGCAAACAGTACGGCGGCCGCCTGAACGTGAACCAGACCGGTTTACAGGGTAAAATGACCCTGCAGGCAAACCTGGCTGCCAACTTCAACAAAGCGGACCTGCTGGGCGGCAGCAACGGCGATTTCGAACAGGCGGTACAAAGAAACCCGACGGCACCGGTTAAGAACCCGGACGGCACCTTCCTAGAAACCACCGCTTTCAACAACTTCAACCCAGTGGCCCGCCTCGAACAGGAATTGTCCGAGCGCGATCAGCAAACCATTCAGGCAGACGGTAAGGTGACCGTGGAAGTATACAAAGGCCTGCGCGTATCGGCATTCGGCGCCATCGTACGCAATAACTGGAACGACCGCCAGTACAGGCTGCGCGCTTCCCGCTCTTCACAGGTAGACTACCAGGGCGGCGGATATGCTTCCAAAGCCAACCGCGTGGAATTCGACAAAACATTCGAATCCGTTATCGATTATAACAACACTTTCGGCGAGCACAGCATTACGGCTCTGGCCGGCTACAGCTACCAGTACAGCACTATTGAAACCTACAATGCCAATAACGCGGGCTTTCTGACGGATGCTTTCCAGGACTGGAACCTCGGTAACGGTTTGTACCGTACCCTCGGCCGCTCCGGCATGGGCAGCAATAAAGTGGACAATACCCTCGTGGCATTTTTCGGCAGGGTGAACTACACCTTCCGTCAGAAATATTTTGCACAGGCGATTCTCCGCCACGAAGGTTCTTCCCGCTTCGGTGCCAACCACAAATGGGCGGACTTCCCGGCATTCTCCGTGGGCTGGACGCTGAGCGAAGAAGACTTCCTGAAAGGCAACCGCACCATCAACCAGCTGAAACTCCGCGCCGGTTACGGTGTTACCGGTAACCAGGGTTTTGCCAACTACCAGTCGCTGATCCTGCTCGGCACCGGCGGCGCTTACCTGCAAAACGGTTCCTGGTTCGAAACATACGGCCCTTCCCGCAACCCCAACCCGGATTTGCGCTGGGAAAAGAAAAAAGAATGGAACATCGGGGTGGACTTCAGCCTGCTGAACAACCGCCTGAGCGGTTCATTCGATGTGTACCAGCGTAAAACGGAAGACCTGCTGAGCAACTACGATACGCAATTGCCGCCGTTCGTGACCAGCCAGATCTTCACCAACGTGGGCACCATCTCCAACAAGGGTTTTGAAATCGTGCTGAGCGGTACGCCGGTGCAGACGAAGAATTTCACCTACAACGTGGACGTTACCTTCAACCGCCAGCAGAACGAGATGACGAGCATCCATAACGACCAGTACCGCCTGGAGAAACTGGAGTTCGGCAGCCTGCCTTCACCCGGTGCGCTCGGTAATGCCATCCGCGTAGTGGAAGGCGGCGCCCTCGGCAACTTCTTCGGTAAACGTTTTGCCGGTTTCGACCAGAACGGCAAATGGCTGTTCTACAAAAAAGACGGCTCCAAGGTGGTGGCCGGTCAGATCACGCAGGACGACCTCGGTGTAATCGGCAACGGTGTGCCTAAAATGATGTTCTCCTGGAATAACGTGTTCCGTTACAAAAACTGGGACCTCAGCCTGTTCTTCCGCGGCAAGCTCGGATACGACATCCTGAACCTGCAGGAACTCTATTTTGGTAACAAGGCCTGGTTCCCGAACAACGTGCTGTTAAGCGCCATCACTAAACACAAGGGCCTCAACGACGTGCCCCAGTATTCCGACTACTACCTCGAAAAAGGTGATTTCATGAAACTG
- a CDS encoding LacI family DNA-binding transcriptional regulator, with product MKRLSLKDVARMAGVAPSTVSFVLNGKARQMRISDELAEKVQAVVKKTGYQPHSVAVNLRTGQSKTLGLMVESISGSFFAALARVIESEADRFGYNIVYCSTENNAQKGSDLIRMLNRQQVDGFLITPAAGMEKDIEQLLAHKRPVVLMDSYFPGIQVPYVLIDNYGGVRQGMKHLLGKGYKKIGFITVDMDLVQIQQRLQGYKDALKEEGIAVRNKQVLKISYNSPREEAVRLIQEFIHANKGLDAIFFATNYLGILGLESIAGLGLRMPEDMAMICFDDHDIFRLYPPGITVVQQPVEEIAKTAINLLMQQLDKSPRSTRKSQVQVPGKFIKRGSA from the coding sequence ATGAAGCGCTTATCTCTGAAAGATGTAGCCAGGATGGCAGGAGTGGCCCCCTCCACCGTTTCCTTCGTACTCAATGGGAAAGCCCGCCAGATGCGCATCAGCGATGAACTGGCGGAAAAGGTGCAGGCCGTCGTTAAAAAGACGGGCTACCAGCCGCATTCCGTGGCCGTCAACCTGCGCACCGGGCAGTCCAAAACACTGGGACTGATGGTGGAAAGCATCTCCGGCAGTTTTTTCGCCGCGCTGGCCAGGGTGATAGAATCCGAAGCCGACCGGTTCGGTTATAATATTGTGTATTGCAGTACCGAAAACAACGCACAAAAAGGCAGCGACCTCATCCGCATGCTGAACCGCCAGCAGGTAGACGGTTTCCTGATCACGCCCGCCGCCGGTATGGAAAAAGACATCGAGCAGCTGCTGGCGCACAAACGGCCGGTGGTCCTGATGGACAGTTATTTCCCCGGCATACAGGTGCCCTATGTACTGATCGACAACTACGGCGGGGTGCGGCAGGGCATGAAACACCTGCTGGGAAAAGGTTATAAAAAGATCGGTTTTATTACGGTGGATATGGACCTCGTACAAATCCAGCAGCGCTTGCAGGGTTATAAGGACGCGTTGAAAGAGGAAGGCATTGCCGTACGCAACAAGCAGGTGCTGAAGATTTCGTATAACAGTCCGCGTGAGGAAGCCGTACGCCTCATCCAGGAGTTTATCCATGCCAACAAAGGGCTGGACGCCATTTTCTTCGCCACCAACTATCTCGGTATCCTCGGTCTGGAAAGCATCGCCGGATTGGGCTTGCGCATGCCTGAAGACATGGCCATGATCTGTTTCGACGACCATGATATTTTCCGGCTGTACCCGCCCGGTATTACCGTGGTGCAGCAGCCGGTGGAGGAGATCGCCAAAACTGCCATTAACCTGCTGATGCAGCAGCTCGATAAAAGTCCCCGCTCCACCCGTAAAAGCCAGGTGCAGGTGCCCGGTAAATTCATTAAACGCGGCTCCGCGTGA
- a CDS encoding cation:proton antiporter produces MIHLPNLIADLALLLGAAAITTLIFKKLKQPLVLGYLIAGFLVGPYFDLFPTVREEGNIRVWSEIGVIFLLFSLGLEFSFKKLMKVGGAASITALVEVAVMLGLGYATGQLLGWGMMDSIFLGGVLSVSSTTIIIRAFEELGVKGHKFAGLVFGILVVEDLIAIVLLVLLSTLAVSQQFAGTEMLISVVKLVFFLILWFVGGIFFIPTLLKKTKSLMSEETMLVTAIALCLGMVVLATQVGFSPALGAFIMGSILAETTQAEKIEHLVKSVKDLFGAIFFVSVGMLIDPKMLQLYLGPVLLLTVITLVGKTLSTTLGAVISGQPLKTSVQAGMSLAQIGEFSFIIATLGLTLKVTSDFLYPIAVAVSAITTFTTPYLIKMAEPFYGWLDKRIPAGWKSTLARYSTGAQTISQASDWQVVLKGYVINTAVSAVIIIAIGLLSSLYVLPKVEELAGARWSRIITAIGTFLVMMPFLWALAVRRVESAAFSNLYAQNKYKGPLWLLRIARIVLAVFLIGMMLDRIYSFTVAFSVTVVFLTVLIIFSRRLQVFYDRLEARFFTNFNARETAQAAAEKRRNPVLAPWDAHLASFNVRPDWEGVGQTLEELGLREKYGVNIAVIERGERLLPIPPKSERLYPGDRLQVIGTDDQIALFRQYIEQHLPDIRPVKTEVELRRYEVLPGSQVYGKTIRQSGIREQAHSLVVGIERGTERILNPISDMLLEEGDVVWVVGSPKRTAALFRVKGEAQKPAV; encoded by the coding sequence ATGATTCATTTACCAAACCTTATTGCAGACCTCGCTTTGCTGCTCGGTGCAGCGGCCATCACCACATTGATCTTCAAAAAACTGAAGCAGCCGCTGGTGCTCGGTTATCTTATTGCCGGTTTTCTTGTAGGCCCTTATTTCGATTTATTCCCGACCGTCCGGGAGGAGGGCAACATCCGCGTCTGGTCCGAAATAGGGGTGATCTTTTTATTGTTCAGCCTCGGCCTTGAATTCAGCTTTAAAAAACTGATGAAGGTCGGCGGGGCGGCTTCCATCACCGCGCTCGTGGAGGTGGCTGTCATGCTCGGGTTGGGTTATGCCACCGGGCAGTTGCTGGGCTGGGGCATGATGGACAGTATTTTCCTCGGGGGCGTGCTGTCGGTTTCCTCCACGACCATTATTATCCGTGCGTTCGAAGAGCTGGGCGTGAAGGGGCATAAATTCGCCGGGCTCGTATTCGGTATCCTCGTGGTGGAAGACCTGATCGCGATCGTGCTGCTCGTATTGTTGTCCACCCTGGCCGTGAGCCAGCAGTTTGCCGGAACGGAAATGCTGATTTCCGTGGTGAAGCTGGTATTCTTCCTGATCCTCTGGTTCGTGGGCGGCATCTTTTTCATCCCCACATTATTAAAGAAAACAAAATCGCTGATGAGCGAAGAGACCATGCTGGTAACGGCTATCGCCCTTTGCCTCGGCATGGTGGTGCTGGCTACGCAGGTGGGATTTTCACCCGCGCTCGGCGCGTTCATCATGGGCTCCATTCTCGCAGAAACCACGCAGGCGGAAAAAATAGAGCACCTCGTCAAATCCGTGAAAGACCTTTTCGGCGCCATCTTCTTCGTTTCGGTGGGTATGCTGATAGATCCTAAAATGCTGCAGCTGTACCTGGGGCCCGTGCTGTTGCTGACGGTGATCACGCTGGTGGGCAAAACGCTGAGCACCACGCTGGGCGCCGTGATCTCGGGGCAGCCGTTGAAAACCTCCGTGCAGGCCGGTATGAGCCTGGCGCAGATCGGGGAGTTTTCGTTCATCATTGCCACGCTCGGGCTCACGCTCAAGGTAACGAGCGACTTTCTCTATCCCATCGCCGTGGCCGTTTCGGCGATCACGACCTTCACCACGCCTTACCTCATCAAAATGGCCGAGCCGTTTTACGGCTGGCTCGATAAAAGAATCCCGGCAGGCTGGAAATCCACACTGGCGCGGTACAGCACCGGTGCGCAGACGATTTCGCAGGCCAGCGACTGGCAGGTGGTACTGAAAGGATATGTGATCAACACCGCCGTAAGCGCGGTGATCATCATTGCCATCGGGCTGCTGTCGTCGCTCTACGTGCTCCCGAAAGTGGAAGAACTGGCCGGGGCGAGGTGGAGCAGGATCATTACGGCCATCGGTACATTCCTTGTGATGATGCCTTTTCTTTGGGCGCTCGCGGTGCGGCGGGTGGAATCCGCCGCGTTTTCGAACCTGTATGCGCAGAACAAATACAAAGGCCCGTTGTGGCTGCTTCGTATAGCCAGGATAGTGCTGGCCGTATTCCTGATCGGTATGATGCTCGACCGGATTTATTCCTTTACGGTGGCGTTTTCCGTGACGGTGGTGTTCCTGACCGTACTGATCATTTTCTCCCGCCGTTTGCAGGTGTTCTACGACCGGCTGGAAGCCCGTTTCTTCACCAACTTCAATGCCCGTGAAACCGCGCAGGCTGCCGCCGAAAAGCGCCGCAATCCGGTGCTGGCGCCCTGGGATGCGCACCTGGCCTCATTTAATGTGCGCCCCGACTGGGAGGGCGTAGGCCAGACGCTCGAAGAGCTTGGCCTGCGTGAAAAATACGGCGTTAATATAGCCGTGATCGAGAGAGGGGAGCGGCTGCTGCCCATTCCCCCGAAGTCCGAGCGGCTGTATCCCGGCGACCGGCTGCAGGTGATCGGGACCGACGATCAGATCGCCCTGTTCCGCCAATACATCGAACAGCATCTGCCCGACATCCGCCCCGTGAAAACAGAAGTGGAACTGCGCCGTTATGAAGTGCTGCCCGGCTCGCAGGTGTACGGTAAAACCATCCGCCAGTCCGGCATCCGTGAGCAGGCGCACAGCCTGGTAGTGGGCATCGAGCGCGGAACGGAGCGTATCCTCAATCCCATCTCCGATATGCTGCTCGAAGAGGGCGACGTGGTATGGGTGGTAGGCAGTCCAAAACGTACCGCAGCGTTGTTCCGCGTGAAAGGAGAAGCGCAGAAACCAGCCGTGTAG
- a CDS encoding glycoside hydrolase family protein — protein MKSKIVLLLLVCWGAAAQAQTKLSTKKMKALVDESLRFSARQYKHMMKSLPDSLFPRSTNKDGSLMTAKFNWWTAGFYPGSCWYLYEYTKDDAFKKEAEKRQVYLLPDQYRTNTHDLGFLMYCSFGNGLRITGNAAYKDILMTSSRSLITRYKPTIEAIRSWDHPGWKCPVIIDNMMNLEMLAWATRNSGEPIFLNIAVNHANTTIKNHFRDDYSSYHVIDYDTTTGKVFAKKTHQGHSDASAWSRGQAWGLYGYTMMYRETKDPKYLDQAKHIADYMLNHPRMPKDLIPYYDYDAPEIPNAIRDASAGAVMSSALLELSKYVDKQDGKRYWNAGADALASLAGPAYRAKEGENNNFILMHSTGSMPGKSEIDVPLSYADYYFLEALLRYKNWAPR, from the coding sequence ATGAAAAGCAAGATTGTTCTTTTATTACTGGTTTGCTGGGGCGCCGCCGCCCAGGCGCAAACGAAACTCTCCACCAAAAAGATGAAGGCGCTGGTGGACGAAAGCCTCCGGTTTTCGGCGCGGCAGTATAAACACATGATGAAGTCGCTGCCCGACTCACTGTTCCCCCGCTCCACCAACAAAGACGGCAGCCTGATGACCGCGAAATTCAACTGGTGGACGGCCGGCTTCTACCCCGGCTCCTGCTGGTACCTCTACGAATACACGAAAGACGACGCCTTTAAAAAAGAAGCCGAAAAACGCCAGGTGTACCTGCTGCCCGACCAGTACCGCACCAACACCCACGACCTCGGTTTCCTCATGTACTGCAGCTTCGGCAACGGCCTGCGTATCACCGGCAATGCGGCATATAAGGATATCCTGATGACCAGCTCACGCTCGCTCATCACCCGTTATAAACCCACCATCGAGGCCATCCGCTCCTGGGATCATCCCGGCTGGAAGTGCCCAGTGATCATCGATAACATGATGAACCTCGAGATGCTGGCCTGGGCCACCCGCAACAGCGGCGAGCCTATCTTCCTCAACATCGCCGTGAACCACGCCAATACCACCATCAAAAATCATTTCCGCGACGATTACAGCTCGTACCACGTGATCGACTACGATACCACAACGGGCAAGGTGTTCGCCAAAAAGACCCACCAGGGCCACTCCGACGCCTCCGCCTGGAGCCGCGGACAGGCATGGGGCCTCTACGGCTACACGATGATGTACCGCGAAACCAAAGACCCGAAGTACCTCGACCAGGCCAAACACATTGCGGATTACATGCTCAATCATCCCCGCATGCCGAAAGACCTGATCCCGTACTACGACTACGATGCACCGGAAATCCCGAACGCCATCCGCGACGCATCCGCCGGCGCCGTGATGAGCTCCGCGCTGCTCGAGCTGAGCAAATACGTGGACAAACAGGACGGCAAACGCTACTGGAATGCAGGCGCAGATGCGCTGGCAAGTCTTGCCGGCCCCGCCTACCGCGCCAAAGAAGGGGAGAACAACAACTTTATCCTCATGCACAGCACCGGGTCCATGCCCGGCAAATCCGAAATAGACGTGCCGTTGTCTTACGCCGACTACTATTTCCTCGAAGCCCTGCTCCGTTACAAGAATTGGGCGCCCAGGTGA
- a CDS encoding LacI family DNA-binding transcriptional regulator: MSSLRSEKTIVDIAEELELSVSTVSRALNDHPNISAKTKERVKKMARKLGYRPNAMAAGLRNNKSKTIGLIVPRISMFFPATISTIIQNKLQEFGYNLIICQSNDSLEQEIELANTLYSARVDGLAVSATLYTTDFSHFDIFKQQNTPIVFFDRTPKDYNVKVIKGDDFLGGYKATEHLVEKGCKDIVHISGPLTCNLYTERLAGYKEALQRHKLPYKKHRVFFHELTRENAWQTAEKIFAQKPYPDGIFATNDTTAITILEYCRKHGIKVPEECKIVGYSNDPRTEIITPSITSVDQFPATMGERIVAALMDLIQARHPAAYRHSQEIVPIQLVERESSGGTGWEIPDPVSNGKTAVATGATAKAVKKKK; encoded by the coding sequence ATGTCGTCCCTTCGTTCTGAAAAAACAATTGTAGACATTGCTGAAGAGCTGGAACTTTCCGTGTCCACCGTATCGCGGGCACTGAACGATCATCCCAACATCAGCGCCAAAACCAAAGAGCGCGTTAAAAAGATGGCGCGGAAGCTGGGCTACCGCCCCAACGCGATGGCAGCCGGCTTGCGGAACAACAAAAGCAAGACCATCGGCCTCATCGTACCGCGCATCTCCATGTTCTTCCCGGCAACCATCAGCACGATCATCCAGAACAAACTGCAGGAGTTCGGCTATAACCTGATCATCTGCCAGAGCAACGACTCACTGGAACAGGAAATCGAACTGGCCAATACGCTGTATTCGGCCAGGGTAGACGGCCTGGCTGTATCCGCCACCCTCTACACCACCGATTTCTCCCACTTCGACATCTTCAAACAACAGAATACGCCGATCGTGTTTTTCGACCGTACGCCGAAAGACTACAACGTGAAAGTGATCAAAGGCGACGATTTCCTCGGCGGCTACAAAGCCACGGAACACCTGGTGGAAAAGGGCTGCAAAGACATTGTGCACATCTCGGGCCCGCTCACGTGTAATCTGTATACGGAGCGGCTCGCGGGCTACAAGGAGGCGCTGCAGCGCCACAAACTGCCTTACAAAAAACACCGCGTGTTTTTCCATGAGCTCACGCGCGAAAACGCCTGGCAGACGGCCGAGAAGATATTCGCGCAAAAACCTTACCCCGACGGGATTTTTGCCACCAACGACACCACGGCCATCACCATCCTGGAATATTGCCGGAAACACGGTATCAAAGTACCGGAGGAATGCAAGATAGTCGGGTATTCCAACGACCCGCGCACCGAGATCATCACGCCTTCCATCACCTCGGTAGACCAGTTCCCGGCTACCATGGGCGAACGGATTGTAGCGGCGCTGATGGACCTGATCCAGGCCCGCCACCCTGCCGCGTACCGTCATTCGCAGGAGATCGTGCCGATTCAGCTGGTGGAAAGGGAATCGAGCGGCGGCACGGGCTGGGAAATCCCCGACCCGGTAAGCAATGGCAAAACCGCCGTAGCCACGGGAGCCACGGCCAAAGCCGTCAAGAAGAAAAAATAA
- a CDS encoding SDR family NAD(P)-dependent oxidoreductase translates to MSVLNLFSLKGKTALVTGCKRGIGKAMAVALAEAGADIIGVSASLELSGSEVEKEVNATGRKFTAYQCDFGKREALYNFIGTVQKDFPVIDILVNNAGTIMRKPAAEHPDEYWDEVIAINQTAQFILTREIGKKMTERGSGKVIFTASLLTFQGGINVPGYAASKGAVGQLTKAFANEWASRGVNVNAIAPGYISTDNTAALRADEKRSQSILERIPASRWGEPEDFMGPVVFLASAASNYMHGTVMTVDGGWMGR, encoded by the coding sequence ATGAGTGTTTTAAACTTATTCAGCCTGAAAGGCAAAACGGCACTGGTGACCGGTTGCAAACGCGGCATAGGAAAGGCCATGGCAGTGGCTTTAGCGGAAGCGGGCGCCGATATTATCGGGGTGTCCGCATCGCTGGAGCTGTCGGGCAGCGAGGTGGAAAAAGAGGTAAACGCCACCGGCCGGAAGTTTACGGCCTACCAATGCGATTTTGGGAAGCGCGAAGCATTGTATAATTTTATCGGAACGGTACAAAAGGATTTTCCGGTAATCGATATCCTCGTGAACAATGCAGGCACCATTATGCGTAAGCCGGCTGCAGAGCATCCGGATGAGTATTGGGACGAAGTGATTGCCATCAATCAGACCGCGCAGTTCATCCTCACCCGCGAGATCGGGAAGAAGATGACGGAGCGCGGCAGCGGCAAGGTGATATTCACCGCTTCGTTGCTCACTTTCCAGGGCGGCATCAATGTTCCGGGATATGCAGCGAGCAAAGGCGCCGTAGGGCAGCTCACCAAGGCTTTCGCCAACGAATGGGCTTCCAGAGGCGTTAATGTGAACGCCATCGCACCGGGTTACATTTCCACGGATAACACAGCGGCCTTGCGGGCAGACGAAAAACGCAGCCAAAGCATCCTGGAACGTATCCCAGCCTCCCGCTGGGGAGAGCCGGAAGATTTTATGGGACCGGTCGTATTTCTGGCTTCTGCCGCATCCAACTATATGCACGGCACCGTAATGACGGTAGACGGCGGCTGGATGGGCAGGTAA
- a CDS encoding DUF4861 family protein, translating into MKRFIIHCICAGILSGAALTAAAQQVALHNPASVAGGLVEVDYAALAAQWQPLAKGNFKVINTATGKEVAYQVLTEGTGAPVKILLDVTLPAGAKITVKFVEGKPAPVAAKTFGRYVPERKEDFAWENNRVAFRMYGKALEATPKEMAYGVDFWNKRTEDLVINKWYKRSNYHKDEGEGLDYYHVGLTLGAGGIAPYLEDSIWFSRNYTGHRMLDSGPLRTTFELSYDAWQVGRRSVTVTKRVSLDANAQLSKMDIRYSENLPVAIGISKRKEPGAMLLEETSGVMGYWEPQHGADGTTGIGCIVLAPVKEMKVEKGHLLAVSATDGNNAITYYTGGAWDKAGKIRNAGEWFRYLQEQAIRLRQPVSVKIIEKSKK; encoded by the coding sequence ATGAAACGATTTATCATACACTGTATCTGCGCCGGCATATTGTCGGGCGCGGCGCTGACCGCCGCCGCCCAGCAGGTGGCGCTCCACAACCCGGCCTCCGTTGCCGGCGGCCTTGTGGAAGTGGACTATGCGGCCTTGGCGGCGCAATGGCAGCCGCTGGCCAAAGGCAACTTCAAAGTGATCAACACGGCCACCGGGAAAGAAGTGGCTTACCAGGTGTTGACGGAAGGGACCGGCGCGCCGGTGAAAATCCTGCTCGACGTAACCCTGCCCGCAGGCGCCAAAATCACCGTGAAGTTCGTGGAAGGCAAACCTGCGCCGGTTGCGGCCAAAACCTTCGGGCGGTATGTGCCGGAACGGAAAGAGGACTTCGCCTGGGAAAACAACAGGGTGGCCTTCCGGATGTACGGCAAAGCGCTCGAGGCTACGCCGAAGGAAATGGCCTATGGGGTGGACTTCTGGAATAAACGCACCGAGGACCTGGTGATCAACAAATGGTACAAACGCAGCAATTACCATAAAGACGAAGGCGAGGGGCTCGACTATTACCACGTGGGCCTGACGCTTGGTGCAGGCGGCATTGCGCCGTACCTGGAAGACAGTATCTGGTTTTCACGCAACTACACCGGCCACCGCATGCTCGACAGCGGGCCGTTGCGCACCACCTTCGAACTGAGCTACGATGCCTGGCAGGTGGGGCGCAGGTCCGTGACCGTCACCAAACGCGTATCGCTCGACGCCAATGCCCAGTTGAGCAAAATGGACATCCGCTACAGCGAGAACCTGCCCGTGGCGATCGGCATCAGCAAAAGGAAAGAGCCCGGGGCCATGCTGCTGGAAGAAACCAGCGGCGTAATGGGATACTGGGAACCACAGCACGGAGCCGACGGCACCACCGGTATCGGCTGCATCGTACTGGCGCCGGTGAAAGAAATGAAGGTCGAAAAAGGCCATCTGCTGGCGGTTTCCGCTACGGACGGCAACAATGCCATCACCTATTACACCGGTGGCGCGTGGGATAAAGCAGGGAAAATAAGGAACGCCGGGGAGTGGTTCCGCTACCTCCAGGAGCAGGCTATCCGCCTCCGTCAGCCGGTTTCCGTTAAAATTATCGAGAAAAGTAAAAAATAA